One Cryobacterium roopkundense genomic region harbors:
- a CDS encoding FadR/GntR family transcriptional regulator, with translation MARKSLVSVVADDLLDQIIRGSLAIDAGLPSEADIGDTHDVSRMTVREAMKTLQAMGVVRVVSGTGSFVNPVSRWTSLAAVLRMAAAGTSDVDVAVQLLEVRRMFETGAAALAASRCTAEDLHALSSELDHMRDAHERGDVDAFVRADLAFHDIILHASGNVILGVLFEPLTREMAERRTETSRVTEIQTHAIEQHSSVLTALGAGDPEASRMAMDSHMDQTLADLRTFVLRSR, from the coding sequence GTGGCACGTAAATCCCTCGTCAGCGTCGTTGCCGACGACCTGCTCGACCAAATTATTCGGGGCTCCCTCGCAATCGATGCTGGGCTTCCCAGCGAGGCGGACATTGGCGACACCCACGACGTGAGCCGCATGACGGTGCGAGAAGCGATGAAGACTCTCCAGGCCATGGGTGTTGTGCGCGTCGTCTCAGGAACCGGCAGCTTCGTGAACCCGGTGTCCCGATGGACCTCCCTCGCTGCCGTGCTGCGCATGGCTGCGGCTGGCACGAGCGATGTTGACGTAGCCGTACAACTCCTCGAGGTGCGGCGCATGTTTGAGACGGGGGCGGCGGCTCTCGCCGCAAGTCGGTGCACCGCGGAAGACCTGCACGCACTCTCGAGCGAACTCGATCACATGCGGGACGCGCACGAACGTGGTGATGTCGACGCTTTTGTTCGCGCCGATCTCGCATTCCACGACATCATTCTGCACGCGTCTGGCAACGTGATTCTCGGAGTACTGTTCGAGCCGCTCACTCGCGAGATGGCCGAGCGGCGCACCGAAACCTCCCGGGTAACCGAGATTCAGACCCACGCAATCGAGCAACACTCGAGCGTGTTGACCGCGCTCGGCGCCGGCGATCCGGAAGCAAGTCGCATGGCGATGGACAGCCACATGGATCAGACGCTTGCGGATCTGCGCACGTTCGTGCTGCGTTCCCGTTAG
- the fbaA gene encoding class II fructose-bisphosphate aldolase, whose protein sequence is MPIATPDQYAEMLDKAKTKGFAYPAFNVSSSQSINAVLQGLTEAGSDGIIQVTTGGADYFAGHTVKNRAAGALAFARFATEVAANYPVTVALHTDHCPKGALDDFVMPLIVASEAEVAAGGNPIFQSHMWDGSAIALDENLDIAQEVLKRTRGINAILEVEIGAVGGEEDGVQADINENLYTTLDDAVKMVEALGLGEQGRYMAALTFGNVHGVYKPGNVKLRPELLREIQDGLAAKFGLAALPLDLVFHGGSGSTDAEIAEAVANGVVKMNIDTDTQYAFTRSIADYMLKNYDSVVKVDGEVGNKKVYDPRAWGKVAESAMAARVVQSTQQLGSAGHSNS, encoded by the coding sequence ATGCCCATCGCAACCCCCGACCAGTACGCCGAGATGCTGGACAAAGCCAAGACCAAGGGATTCGCCTACCCGGCGTTCAACGTGTCTTCGTCACAGAGCATCAACGCAGTCCTCCAGGGACTCACCGAAGCCGGCTCTGACGGCATCATTCAGGTCACGACCGGCGGCGCAGACTACTTCGCCGGCCACACCGTGAAGAACCGCGCCGCTGGGGCACTCGCCTTCGCGCGCTTTGCCACCGAGGTCGCCGCCAACTACCCCGTCACGGTTGCGCTGCACACCGACCACTGCCCCAAGGGCGCCCTCGATGACTTCGTGATGCCGCTCATCGTCGCTTCAGAGGCCGAGGTAGCCGCTGGCGGAAACCCGATCTTCCAGTCGCACATGTGGGATGGCTCGGCCATCGCGCTGGACGAGAACCTGGACATCGCCCAAGAGGTGCTGAAGCGCACCCGCGGCATCAATGCCATCCTCGAAGTCGAGATCGGCGCCGTGGGTGGAGAGGAAGACGGCGTGCAGGCCGACATCAACGAAAACCTGTACACGACCCTTGACGACGCCGTCAAGATGGTCGAGGCCCTCGGCCTCGGCGAGCAGGGACGCTACATGGCTGCTCTCACGTTCGGTAACGTGCACGGCGTCTACAAGCCCGGCAACGTGAAACTGCGTCCGGAGCTGCTCCGGGAGATCCAGGACGGCCTCGCGGCCAAGTTCGGTCTCGCCGCCCTGCCGCTCGACCTCGTCTTCCACGGCGGTTCGGGCTCCACTGATGCCGAGATCGCCGAGGCTGTCGCCAACGGTGTCGTGAAGATGAACATCGACACCGACACCCAGTACGCTTTCACGCGCTCGATCGCTGACTACATGCTCAAGAACTACGACAGCGTGGTGAAGGTGGACGGCGAAGTGGGCAACAAGAAGGTCTACGACCCTCGCGCCTGGGGCAAGGTGGCCGAGTCGGCCATGGCCGCACGCGTCGTGCAGTCGACCCAGCAGCTGGGCTCCGCAGGCCACTCGAACAGCTAG
- a CDS encoding DUF6264 family protein — translation MTSDSTPDQTPRDRRPRPQFGELAPEGWVWEPPKDPQASERVTPDVSSAGAALPPAPHPAPASPAGTPASTPTGGAWAGPPALGTRTVPGWDRPVTLGLLVLGLFGTFVAISILNSLPQAIQMMYTQEDLGTYAAAATVEGTLMGGAVAQAALWAATAALSIRLLIRGHRGFYVPLIGGFLSLILIFIFMGVVLSGDATLLNSIASSPR, via the coding sequence GTGACCAGCGACAGCACTCCGGACCAGACTCCCCGCGATCGACGGCCTCGGCCGCAGTTCGGGGAACTCGCTCCGGAGGGCTGGGTCTGGGAACCGCCGAAAGACCCGCAGGCGAGTGAACGGGTGACCCCGGACGTTTCATCGGCGGGGGCCGCCCTGCCGCCGGCCCCACACCCGGCCCCCGCCTCCCCGGCCGGCACCCCGGCCAGCACCCCCACGGGCGGTGCCTGGGCCGGGCCGCCGGCACTCGGCACCCGCACCGTTCCCGGCTGGGACCGACCCGTGACCCTGGGGCTGCTCGTACTCGGCCTCTTCGGCACCTTCGTCGCGATTTCGATTCTGAATTCGCTCCCGCAGGCCATCCAGATGATGTACACGCAGGAGGACCTCGGCACCTACGCCGCTGCCGCCACTGTCGAAGGCACCCTGATGGGCGGCGCCGTGGCCCAGGCCGCGCTGTGGGCGGCTACCGCGGCGCTCTCCATCAGGCTTCTCATCCGCGGCCACCGCGGGTTCTACGTGCCGCTGATCGGCGGCTTCCTGTCGCTCATCCTGATCTTCATCTTCATGGGCGTCGTGCTCTCCGGGGACGCCACGCTTCTGAACTCCATCGCCAGCTCCCCGCGCTAA
- a CDS encoding 4-hydroxy-3-methylbut-2-enyl diphosphate reductase: MPRIPSARNRLKDTPVVGHKRVLLAAPRGYCAGVDRAVIAVEKALEHYGAPVYVRKQIVHNIHVVSELENKGAIFVEEVDEVPRGAHIVFSAHGVSPAVVDAAAARGLQAIDATCPLVTKVHREAVRFARDDFQILLIGHEGHEEVEGTAGEAPEHTTLVGSPDEADTVVVRDPDRVVWLSQTTLSVDETMETVRRLRARFPNLQDPPSDDICYATQNRQVAIKKVATDSDLVIVVGSANSSNSVRLVEVALEYGAKAAYRVDFASEVKQEWLDGVRTVGVTSGASVPEELVDELLQALADAGYNDVEPVKTAQEDLIFSLPKELRKDLNGNTDARAIGGRAESAQ, from the coding sequence ATGCCTCGGATTCCGAGCGCGCGCAACAGGCTCAAGGATACCCCCGTCGTCGGACACAAGCGGGTGCTGCTCGCCGCCCCGCGCGGGTACTGCGCCGGCGTCGACCGGGCGGTCATCGCCGTGGAGAAGGCGCTGGAGCATTACGGCGCCCCCGTCTACGTGCGCAAGCAGATCGTGCACAACATCCACGTGGTCTCCGAGCTGGAGAACAAGGGTGCAATCTTTGTCGAGGAAGTCGACGAAGTTCCCCGCGGCGCCCACATTGTCTTCAGCGCGCACGGCGTGTCACCGGCCGTGGTTGACGCCGCCGCGGCCCGCGGGCTGCAGGCCATCGATGCCACGTGCCCGCTCGTGACAAAGGTGCACCGCGAAGCCGTGCGCTTCGCCCGCGACGACTTTCAGATTCTGCTCATCGGCCACGAAGGCCATGAGGAGGTCGAGGGCACTGCGGGGGAGGCCCCCGAGCACACGACACTCGTCGGGAGTCCCGACGAGGCCGACACAGTTGTCGTGCGCGACCCCGACCGGGTCGTCTGGCTCTCGCAGACCACGCTCAGTGTCGACGAGACCATGGAGACGGTGCGCCGTCTGCGCGCCCGCTTCCCGAACCTGCAGGACCCGCCGAGTGACGACATCTGCTACGCCACGCAGAACCGGCAGGTGGCCATCAAGAAGGTCGCCACCGACTCCGACCTCGTGATCGTGGTGGGGTCCGCCAACTCGTCCAACTCGGTGCGCCTCGTGGAGGTGGCGCTCGAGTACGGTGCCAAGGCCGCCTATCGGGTGGACTTCGCCAGCGAGGTCAAGCAGGAGTGGCTCGACGGCGTGCGCACAGTGGGCGTCACGAGTGGGGCATCCGTCCCAGAGGAACTCGTGGATGAACTTCTTCAGGCCCTCGCCGACGCCGGGTACAACGACGTTGAGCCCGTCAAGACGGCCCAGGAAGACCTGATCTTCTCGCTGCCCAAGGAGCTGCGCAAGGACCTCAACGGCAACACGGATGCCCGTGCCATCGGTGGCCGGGCAGAGTCCGCACAATAG
- the xseA gene encoding exodeoxyribonuclease VII large subunit codes for MRLTNPSTTTNNNTPAAGPGTAPATVETPWPVALLSNKIRGYIERLGTVWVEGEVTQWGASGGNVYGKLKDLSEDATVSFTIWSSVRSRLTGDFAQGDRVVALVKPSYWVKGGTLTMQVFELRHVGLGDLLERLERLRKQLAGEGLFDASRKKPLPFLPHCIGLVTGKDSDAEKDVIRNAQLRWPAVTFRVAHAIVQGDRAAGEIVSAIQRLDADPEVDVIIVARGGGDFQNLLAFSDEGVVRAAAACSTPLVSAIGHEADRPLLDEVADLRASTPTDAAKRVVPDVTDELNRVQQAKARLSTRLTGILSQEVDRLTQLRSRPVLAGTDWIIDSRSEDLTRYVARGAELVERTVERAASVVLDLRSQLRALSPQGTLDRGYAIVQLDTGHVLHTPEQARAGTPLLITLARGTVNATATESAPDVAPTK; via the coding sequence ATGCGCTTGACAAATCCAAGCACGACGACGAACAACAACACGCCCGCCGCCGGGCCGGGAACGGCCCCGGCCACCGTCGAGACGCCGTGGCCCGTGGCGCTGCTCTCCAATAAGATTCGCGGCTACATCGAACGCCTCGGCACTGTGTGGGTCGAAGGCGAAGTCACCCAATGGGGCGCGAGCGGCGGAAACGTGTATGGCAAGCTCAAAGACCTCTCCGAAGACGCCACCGTGAGCTTCACCATCTGGTCGTCGGTTCGCTCCCGCCTCACCGGCGACTTCGCTCAGGGCGACCGTGTCGTCGCCCTCGTCAAGCCGAGCTACTGGGTCAAGGGCGGCACGCTCACCATGCAGGTCTTCGAGCTGCGTCACGTGGGTCTCGGCGACCTGCTCGAACGGCTCGAACGGCTGCGCAAGCAGTTGGCCGGCGAGGGGCTCTTCGACGCCTCGCGCAAGAAGCCACTCCCGTTCCTGCCGCACTGCATCGGCCTCGTCACGGGCAAAGACTCGGACGCCGAGAAAGACGTCATCCGCAACGCCCAGCTGCGCTGGCCGGCCGTCACCTTCCGAGTCGCCCACGCGATCGTGCAGGGCGACCGCGCCGCGGGCGAAATCGTGTCGGCCATCCAGCGACTCGACGCCGACCCGGAGGTTGACGTCATCATCGTCGCCCGCGGTGGCGGTGACTTCCAAAACTTGCTCGCATTCAGCGACGAAGGAGTCGTGCGGGCCGCCGCTGCCTGCTCGACCCCGCTCGTGAGCGCCATCGGGCACGAGGCCGACCGTCCGCTCCTCGACGAGGTCGCGGACCTTCGGGCTTCGACGCCGACGGATGCCGCGAAGCGCGTCGTGCCCGACGTCACGGACGAGCTCAACCGCGTGCAACAGGCCAAGGCTCGCCTCAGTACCCGGCTCACCGGCATTCTCTCGCAGGAGGTCGACCGACTCACCCAGCTGCGGTCCCGGCCGGTCCTCGCCGGCACCGACTGGATCATCGATTCCCGGTCGGAAGACCTCACCCGCTACGTGGCCAGGGGCGCGGAGCTCGTGGAGCGCACCGTGGAGCGCGCGGCCAGTGTGGTCCTCGACCTGCGGTCGCAGTTGCGCGCCCTGTCTCCCCAGGGCACCCTCGACCGCGGCTACGCCATCGTTCAGCTCGATACCGGCCACGTACTCCACACCCCCGAACAGGCTCGGGCGGGTACCCCTCTGCTGATCACGCTCGCGCGCGGCACCGTGAACGCCACCGCCACCGAGTCGGCGCCCGACGTCGCACCGACGAAATAG
- a CDS encoding exodeoxyribonuclease VII small subunit: MDSMTQSAKDQSFQELSYEQARDELVRVVNQLEQGSNTLEDSLALWERGEALARRCEDWLIGAKARLDAARAGQVTAASADEAGK; encoded by the coding sequence ATGGATTCCATGACCCAGTCGGCGAAAGACCAGAGCTTTCAGGAGCTCAGCTACGAACAGGCTCGGGACGAACTCGTCCGCGTCGTGAACCAGCTCGAGCAGGGTTCGAACACCCTCGAAGACTCGCTCGCCCTGTGGGAACGCGGCGAAGCGCTCGCCCGGCGCTGCGAAGACTGGCTGATCGGCGCGAAGGCCCGTCTCGATGCGGCTCGTGCCGGTCAGGTCACCGCCGCATCCGCTGACGAAGCCGGAAAATGA
- a CDS encoding DUF4245 domain-containing protein codes for MTKAPRAPRVVAELGRPETPQETADRKAENSRKYRARKTINNLVLSLLVTVAAVLMIVLLVPRNDQPIDRAVDFTTIAAQLQPTIDEPLVVPVLPEGWTANSAEWRSGSTVAVPSWYIGLVTANNQFIGFSQAVDANPTWRAQQVKSEAPVDTVTIDGVTWDVYRNSAPEADRGNFDQALITTAGASTYALIGTASTEDFETIARQMAPAISANQ; via the coding sequence ATGACCAAAGCACCGCGCGCGCCCCGAGTGGTCGCCGAGCTCGGGCGCCCGGAGACCCCACAGGAAACTGCCGACCGCAAGGCCGAGAATTCCCGCAAGTACCGGGCACGCAAGACCATCAACAACCTCGTGCTGTCGCTTCTCGTCACCGTCGCCGCGGTCCTGATGATTGTTCTCCTCGTACCGCGCAACGACCAGCCGATCGACAGGGCCGTGGACTTCACCACGATCGCCGCCCAGCTGCAACCGACGATCGACGAGCCGCTCGTCGTGCCGGTTCTGCCCGAAGGCTGGACCGCGAACTCGGCCGAGTGGCGTTCCGGAAGCACTGTCGCCGTGCCCTCCTGGTATATCGGCTTGGTGACGGCGAACAACCAGTTCATCGGATTCAGCCAGGCCGTCGACGCGAACCCCACCTGGCGGGCCCAGCAGGTGAAGTCAGAGGCCCCCGTCGACACCGTCACGATCGACGGCGTCACCTGGGACGTGTACCGCAACTCGGCTCCCGAGGCCGATCGGGGCAACTTCGATCAGGCCCTCATTACGACGGCTGGGGCGAGCACCTACGCGCTCATCGGCACCGCCTCCACGGAGGATTTCGAGACCATCGCCCGCCAGATGGCCCCCGCCATCAGCGCCAACCAATAG
- a CDS encoding carbonic anhydrase, translating to MSDRLTPPAAWAEMRDGNERFVAGDPRHRQDVDRRAELSDKQTPHAALFGCSDSRLAAEIIFDQGLGDLFVVRNAGQIISETVLGSLEYAVEVLHVPLIVVLGHDQCGAVRAAIDSQAEDAPLLPVHISNIIEKIVPAVRRVSQAADADYVDRATIDAGVVGREHLRDTVAELLEKSEVISEAIAAGTLAIVGANYRLLVGNADPHIIVGVI from the coding sequence ATGAGCGACCGCCTGACCCCACCCGCAGCCTGGGCCGAAATGCGCGACGGCAACGAGCGCTTCGTTGCCGGCGACCCCCGCCACCGCCAGGACGTCGATCGTCGGGCCGAGCTGTCCGACAAGCAGACCCCGCACGCTGCCCTCTTCGGCTGCAGTGACTCCCGACTCGCGGCCGAGATCATCTTCGACCAGGGACTCGGCGACCTATTCGTCGTGCGCAACGCCGGTCAGATCATCTCCGAAACGGTGCTCGGTTCGCTCGAATACGCGGTCGAAGTGCTCCACGTGCCCCTCATCGTCGTTCTCGGTCACGACCAGTGCGGTGCCGTTCGCGCCGCCATCGATTCGCAGGCCGAAGACGCCCCCCTCCTCCCGGTTCACATCAGCAACATCATCGAGAAGATCGTGCCAGCCGTGCGCCGCGTGAGCCAGGCAGCGGATGCCGACTACGTCGACCGAGCCACGATCGACGCCGGCGTCGTTGGCCGGGAACACCTGCGCGATACAGTCGCGGAGCTGCTCGAGAAGTCCGAGGTGATCAGCGAAGCGATCGCAGCCGGTACATTGGCTATCGTCGGCGCAAATTACCGACTGCTCGTCGGCAATGCCGACCCGCACATCATCGTCGGCGTGATTTAA
- a CDS encoding class II fumarate hydratase, protein MHTVVDTSVNAGYRIEHDTMGEVRVPTDALYGPQTQRAVENFPISGAGLESAQIAALARIKKSAALANAQLGVLDRDIADAIAAAADEVTTGRYDSEFPIDVYQTGSGTSSNMNMNEVIATLATRSLGRPVHPNDHVNASQSSNDVFPTSVHIAVTSALIDELIPSLDHLAVSLEAKAELWKGAVKAGRTHLMDATPVTLGQEFGGYARQMRLGIERVRSALPRVAEVPLGGTAVGTGINTPAGFPQLVIELLVTETELPITEARDHFEAQANRDGLVDASGALRTIAVSLTKICNDLRWMGSGPNTGFGELNIPDLQPGSSIMPGKVNPVIPEAVLMVCSRVIGNDATIAWSGASGSFELNVAIPVMGTALLESIRLLTNATRVLADKTVDGLEANLEHARALAEKSPSIVTPLNRVIGYEAAAKVAKKAVAEGLTVRESVIALGHVERGELTLAELDVALDVLSMTRPPQKK, encoded by the coding sequence ATGCATACAGTGGTGGACACCTCCGTAAACGCCGGCTACCGGATCGAACACGACACGATGGGCGAGGTCCGCGTTCCAACGGATGCGCTCTACGGCCCCCAGACGCAGCGCGCCGTCGAGAACTTCCCCATCTCCGGCGCCGGACTCGAATCGGCGCAGATCGCCGCCCTCGCCCGCATCAAGAAGTCCGCTGCCCTCGCGAACGCGCAGCTCGGCGTTCTCGACCGGGACATCGCCGACGCGATCGCCGCGGCAGCCGATGAGGTCACCACGGGCCGCTACGACAGCGAGTTCCCGATCGACGTCTACCAGACCGGCAGCGGCACCTCCTCGAACATGAACATGAACGAGGTCATCGCGACTCTCGCGACGCGCAGCCTCGGCCGCCCGGTGCACCCGAACGACCACGTGAACGCGAGCCAGTCCTCCAACGACGTCTTTCCCACGTCGGTTCACATCGCCGTCACGAGCGCCCTCATCGACGAGCTCATCCCGTCCCTCGACCACCTCGCCGTTTCCCTCGAGGCCAAGGCGGAACTGTGGAAGGGCGCGGTCAAGGCCGGTCGCACCCACCTGATGGATGCCACCCCCGTCACGCTCGGCCAGGAGTTCGGTGGCTACGCCCGCCAGATGCGTCTCGGCATCGAGCGCGTGCGCTCGGCACTCCCCCGCGTCGCCGAAGTACCCCTCGGCGGCACCGCCGTCGGCACCGGCATCAACACCCCCGCCGGCTTCCCGCAGCTCGTCATCGAGCTGCTCGTCACCGAAACCGAGCTGCCCATCACGGAGGCACGCGACCACTTCGAGGCGCAGGCGAACCGTGACGGCCTCGTTGACGCATCCGGTGCCCTCCGCACCATCGCCGTGAGCCTCACCAAGATCTGCAACGACCTGCGCTGGATGGGCTCTGGCCCCAACACGGGCTTCGGCGAGCTCAACATCCCCGACCTGCAGCCTGGATCCTCCATCATGCCCGGCAAGGTCAACCCGGTCATCCCGGAAGCCGTGCTCATGGTGTGCTCGCGTGTCATCGGCAACGACGCCACCATCGCCTGGTCCGGCGCCTCGGGTTCCTTCGAGCTCAACGTGGCCATCCCCGTGATGGGCACCGCGCTGCTCGAGTCGATCCGCCTGCTCACGAACGCCACTCGCGTTCTCGCCGACAAGACTGTCGACGGCCTTGAGGCCAACCTCGAGCACGCTCGCGCCCTGGCCGAGAAGTCCCCCTCGATCGTCACGCCCCTCAACCGGGTCATTGGCTACGAGGCTGCCGCCAAGGTCGCCAAGAAGGCCGTGGCCGAAGGCCTCACCGTGCGCGAGAGCGTCATCGCCCTCGGTCATGTGGAGCGCGGCGAGCTCACCCTCGCCGAGCTCGACGTGGCCCTCGACGTCCTGAGCATGACCCGTCCCCCCCAAAAGAAGTAA
- a CDS encoding PhoH family protein, with amino-acid sequence MIANRTEYQSSDHVENSTEQIERTYVLDTSVLLSDPKAIFRFAEHAVVLPVVVISELEAKRNDPEIGYFARQALRNLDDLRLKHERLDFPIPVGEGGTLRVELNHSNMSVLPSGMQLGDNDSRILAVALNLAKEGVAVTVVSKDLPLRVKAASLGLAADEYRHELAVDSGWTGMDEITLGSNQISELYDKETLTTRLVQDMPINTGLVIHSDRGSALGRVTGKGEVKLVRGDRELFGLHGRSAEQRLAIDLLLDPEIGILSLGGRAGTGKSALALCAGLEAVLERQQYRKIMVFRPLYAVGGQELGFLPGDQSEKMGPWGQAVFDTLGALVSENVLEEVMERGILEVLPLTHIRGRSLHDAFVIVDEAQSLERNVLLTVLSRIGQNSRVVLTHDVAQRDNLRVGRFDGVASVIETLKGHPLFAHMTLTRSERSAIAALVTEMLEGNEI; translated from the coding sequence ATGATCGCTAATCGAACCGAGTACCAGTCTTCCGATCACGTGGAGAACTCCACGGAGCAAATAGAACGCACCTACGTTCTCGACACATCGGTTTTGCTCTCCGATCCGAAGGCGATCTTCCGCTTCGCAGAACATGCGGTCGTTCTGCCAGTGGTGGTGATTTCCGAGCTTGAGGCCAAGCGCAACGACCCGGAGATCGGGTACTTCGCGAGGCAAGCCCTGCGCAACCTCGACGATCTGCGCCTCAAGCACGAACGCCTGGACTTTCCCATCCCGGTCGGAGAGGGGGGTACCCTTCGAGTCGAACTCAACCACTCGAACATGTCTGTGCTCCCGTCGGGCATGCAACTCGGCGACAACGACTCGCGCATTCTGGCGGTGGCCCTGAACCTCGCCAAGGAGGGCGTGGCCGTCACCGTCGTCTCCAAGGACCTGCCGCTGCGTGTCAAGGCCGCCTCGCTCGGCCTGGCCGCCGACGAATACCGGCACGAGCTGGCCGTGGACTCCGGCTGGACCGGCATGGACGAGATCACGCTCGGCTCCAATCAGATCAGCGAACTGTACGACAAGGAGACGCTGACCACCCGACTAGTTCAGGACATGCCTATCAACACCGGGCTCGTCATCCACTCCGACCGCGGCTCGGCCCTGGGCCGCGTGACAGGCAAGGGCGAGGTCAAACTCGTGCGCGGCGACCGTGAGCTGTTCGGGCTGCACGGACGTTCGGCCGAACAACGCCTTGCGATCGACCTGCTGCTCGACCCTGAAATCGGCATCCTGTCACTCGGCGGCCGTGCCGGTACCGGAAAGAGCGCGCTCGCGCTCTGCGCGGGCCTCGAAGCTGTGCTGGAGCGCCAGCAGTACCGCAAGATCATGGTTTTCCGGCCCCTCTACGCCGTGGGCGGTCAGGAGCTGGGGTTCCTGCCGGGAGACCAGAGCGAGAAAATGGGACCCTGGGGGCAGGCGGTCTTCGACACGCTCGGTGCCCTCGTGTCCGAGAACGTGCTCGAGGAGGTGATGGAGCGCGGAATCCTGGAGGTGCTTCCCCTCACCCACATTCGCGGGCGGTCGCTGCACGACGCCTTCGTGATCGTGGACGAGGCGCAGTCGCTGGAACGCAACGTGCTGCTGACGGTGCTGAGTCGCATCGGGCAGAATTCGCGCGTGGTGCTGACCCACGACGTGGCGCAGCGCGACAACCTTCGCGTCGGGCGATTCGACGGCGTGGCGTCGGTGATCGAGACGCTCAAGGGACATCCGCTGTTTGCGCACATGACGTTGACGCGGTCTGAGCGTAGTGCGATTGCGGCACTGGTTACGGAAATGCTGGAAGGGAACGAGATTTAG
- a CDS encoding aminotransferase class V-fold PLP-dependent enzyme: protein MTALTRFTDGFTEEPGYLDYARVGPVSTAVAAEMLGQFDVLSHARFGSLDNLRGQDARAREAVAAVTGFRPDQVAMQPNTTSGLMQAIFGLTGGVLVSPGDFPSAPFAAARAAEALHVVSPVWLETEGDRVTPGLIKSQLTTAISAVVVSLVDARTGHRADLDGIRQVIGDRLLIVDAIQGFGVVDAPFAVADVVASGGQKWIRAGWGTGFLALSDRAVDTLVPVFSGYVGTDVDEPWDEVLPPSQSAAAFRVGNGDPIAEARFSAALEDLASVGIAGIETAVAENVTQIIDLADEYAVPVVSSRDERERAGIVVLEPPPEQLTLLQASLHNHGVTVTTRGGTVRLSVHAALSNDTLDMLRGALTSYSTAATY from the coding sequence ATGACAGCCCTGACACGCTTCACAGACGGCTTCACCGAAGAGCCGGGGTACCTCGACTACGCGCGGGTCGGTCCCGTGTCGACCGCGGTCGCGGCAGAGATGCTCGGCCAGTTCGACGTGCTCTCCCACGCCCGGTTCGGTAGCCTCGATAACCTCCGCGGGCAGGATGCTCGCGCCCGCGAGGCCGTGGCCGCCGTGACCGGGTTTCGGCCTGACCAGGTCGCCATGCAACCCAATACGACGTCGGGCCTCATGCAGGCCATCTTCGGTCTCACCGGCGGCGTGCTGGTTTCCCCTGGCGACTTTCCCAGCGCGCCGTTTGCGGCCGCCCGAGCCGCCGAGGCACTGCATGTGGTGTCGCCAGTCTGGCTGGAAACCGAGGGGGACCGGGTGACTCCGGGGCTGATCAAATCCCAGCTCACGACTGCCATCTCCGCCGTGGTCGTCAGTCTCGTGGATGCCAGAACCGGGCATCGCGCCGACCTGGACGGCATCCGCCAGGTGATCGGCGACCGCTTGCTGATCGTCGACGCGATCCAGGGCTTCGGCGTCGTGGACGCGCCCTTCGCTGTCGCCGACGTTGTCGCATCCGGAGGGCAGAAATGGATCCGAGCGGGCTGGGGAACCGGATTCCTTGCGCTGAGTGACCGAGCGGTCGATACCCTTGTGCCGGTTTTCTCCGGCTACGTGGGAACGGACGTTGACGAGCCGTGGGACGAGGTGCTGCCGCCGAGCCAGAGCGCCGCGGCCTTCCGCGTGGGCAACGGGGACCCGATCGCGGAAGCCAGGTTCTCGGCGGCCCTCGAAGACCTTGCTTCGGTGGGAATCGCGGGGATTGAAACGGCCGTCGCGGAGAATGTGACCCAGATCATTGACCTCGCCGACGAGTACGCTGTGCCCGTCGTGTCGTCACGTGACGAACGCGAACGCGCAGGCATCGTCGTGCTGGAGCCACCCCCGGAACAGCTCACACTGCTGCAGGCGAGCCTGCATAACCACGGAGTCACGGTGACCACCCGTGGCGGCACCGTGCGGTTGAGCGTGCATGCCGCACTGTCGAACGACACCCTCGACATGTTGCGGGGGGCGCTCACCTCGTATTCGACGGCTGCCACGTACTGA